A part of Balneola sp. genomic DNA contains:
- a CDS encoding beta-ketoacyl-[acyl-carrier-protein] synthase family protein yields the protein MNRVVITGLGVVSPNGIGIPNFLHAIKNGISGIRKDPFLEKLNFQTTISGIPELDTIDIDEYIDKISQRFLFSEAIKYGIIAAKDAWLDAGLPLPDKEDIDWDSGAIIGAGSIAMDNELISQLYKIYDDKMVRKLGSKITEQRMNNGPTVYVSGMLGLGNWVASNSSACSTGTESVIMGYNWIKDGKAKRMVCGSTEGQGPSSWAGFESMRILVRNSNDEPAKASRPLSANASGFVPSTGGAVLILEDYEEAKRRGAHIYAEIIGGFANSGAQRMGGSMVAPNSTGVQRCINTTIEMSGIQPTEIDLISGHLTGTMADPLEVANWKEVLNLKDSEFPYINSLKSMIGHSLGAAGSIELVACCLQMEHNFVHPSINSDPVHPRIKELIPEEKIPSNGAIETEINVIAKTSFAFGDTNSCIILKKVT from the coding sequence TTGAATCGAGTTGTAATTACAGGTTTAGGAGTTGTTTCCCCAAATGGCATTGGAATCCCAAACTTTCTTCATGCTATAAAGAACGGTATTTCAGGTATCCGGAAGGACCCTTTTCTTGAGAAGCTAAACTTCCAGACAACCATAAGCGGGATTCCTGAGCTTGACACTATTGATATCGACGAGTATATCGATAAAATTTCTCAACGTTTCTTGTTTAGCGAAGCCATTAAGTATGGGATAATTGCTGCCAAAGACGCCTGGCTGGATGCAGGATTACCCTTACCAGACAAAGAAGATATTGATTGGGATTCCGGGGCTATTATTGGCGCCGGCTCTATCGCTATGGATAATGAGCTTATCAGCCAGCTCTATAAGATTTACGATGATAAAATGGTTCGGAAGCTGGGTTCCAAAATTACAGAACAGCGCATGAATAATGGGCCAACGGTTTATGTATCTGGCATGTTGGGACTTGGTAACTGGGTAGCTTCCAATTCTTCGGCATGTAGCACTGGTACCGAATCGGTCATCATGGGTTATAATTGGATCAAAGATGGAAAAGCAAAGCGTATGGTTTGCGGCAGTACTGAAGGCCAGGGACCAAGTTCGTGGGCAGGCTTTGAGTCTATGCGAATCCTTGTACGCAACTCGAATGATGAACCTGCAAAAGCTTCGCGTCCACTTAGTGCTAATGCCAGTGGTTTTGTCCCAAGCACCGGAGGTGCAGTATTGATCCTTGAGGATTATGAGGAAGCCAAAAGGCGGGGTGCTCATATATATGCAGAAATAATCGGTGGTTTCGCAAATTCAGGAGCTCAACGAATGGGGGGAAGTATGGTTGCTCCTAATTCTACAGGAGTACAACGGTGTATTAACACTACAATTGAAATGAGTGGTATTCAGCCAACGGAAATTGATTTAATTTCCGGGCACTTAACAGGGACTATGGCTGATCCACTTGAGGTTGCAAACTGGAAGGAAGTGCTAAATCTAAAAGATTCAGAATTTCCTTACATTAACTCCTTAAAATCGATGATAGGACATTCATTGGGAGCCGCAGGTTCTATTGAATTAGTAGCATGCTGTTTGCAGATGGAGCACAATTTTGTGCACCCATCTATTAACTCTGACCCTGTTCATCCAAGAATAAAAGAACTTATTCCTGAGGAAAAAATTCCAAGTAATGGAGCTATTGAAACAGAAATTAATGTGATTG
- a CDS encoding hydroxymyristoyl-ACP dehydratase, which translates to MSLEDRILSLLPQKHPFRFVDKILEVNDDTITGEYTFKKDEYFYAGHFEGNPVTPGVILTECCAQVALVCHSIFFLLKEDPEAKNKYIQWFSNSEATFLKPVYPGETVTVSGKKSYFRHGKFKSEVKMVNKAGEVVCRATLSGMGFIEKENID; encoded by the coding sequence ATGAGTTTAGAAGACCGAATACTTTCTCTACTCCCTCAAAAACATCCTTTCCGTTTCGTAGATAAGATTCTGGAAGTGAATGATGATACCATTACAGGTGAATACACATTCAAGAAAGATGAGTATTTTTATGCTGGGCACTTTGAGGGTAATCCAGTAACGCCTGGGGTTATTTTAACAGAGTGTTGTGCTCAGGTTGCCCTGGTTTGTCATTCCATCTTCTTTTTACTGAAAGAAGACCCGGAGGCAAAGAATAAATACATTCAATGGTTCTCCAATTCCGAGGCTACCTTCCTAAAACCGGTTTATCCTGGAGAAACAGTTACAGTTTCAGGTAAAAAAAGCTATTTTCGTCATGGAAAATTTAAAAGTGAAGTGAAAATGGTGAACAAGGCAGGCGAAGTAGTCTGCAGAGCAACCCTTTCGGGCATGGGCTTCATCGAAAAAGAGAATATAGATTGA
- a CDS encoding SDR family oxidoreductase, whose amino-acid sequence MSDFKGDNKWGIILGGSSGMGLASAKKLAQHGLNLIIIHKDRKTQTEAAEKMFEELRSLGVQLLSFNKDGVDASSIKELVEGIDAHLKQKEGQVHLVLHSIARGNLKPLFKNIEDIESTIEHDEISKFFELKNSGAPTGALSLTDFDLTLHSMALSLHTWVKELLDRDLFSTNSRIIGLTSEGDKKVWGSYAAVGAAKTVLESLVKYMAIELAPKKITANLIQAGVTETQSFRMIPGSDFLATFSKERNPNKRLTTPEDVANVVYLLSKEEANWINGTTIIADGGENLV is encoded by the coding sequence TTTAAAGGCGATAATAAATGGGGAATAATCCTTGGGGGTTCTAGTGGAATGGGTCTTGCTAGTGCAAAAAAACTAGCCCAACACGGACTAAACCTTATCATTATTCACAAAGATCGTAAAACTCAGACAGAGGCTGCTGAAAAGATGTTTGAAGAACTACGTTCTTTGGGCGTACAACTTTTATCGTTCAATAAAGATGGGGTAGATGCATCTTCAATTAAGGAATTGGTTGAGGGAATCGATGCTCACTTGAAGCAAAAAGAAGGACAGGTACATCTGGTACTTCATTCTATAGCCCGGGGTAATCTTAAGCCTCTGTTTAAGAATATTGAAGATATTGAGTCTACTATTGAACATGATGAAATCTCAAAATTCTTTGAGCTCAAAAACTCTGGGGCACCTACCGGAGCATTATCACTTACGGATTTTGATCTTACCCTTCATTCTATGGCTTTGAGTTTGCATACCTGGGTAAAAGAATTATTAGACCGTGATCTTTTTTCCACTAATAGCCGGATAATCGGACTTACCAGCGAAGGAGATAAGAAAGTTTGGGGAAGCTATGCTGCCGTTGGTGCTGCTAAAACAGTGTTAGAGAGCCTGGTTAAGTACATGGCTATTGAGCTTGCACCAAAAAAGATTACCGCAAACCTTATTCAAGCTGGAGTAACCGAAACACAAAGCTTTAGGATGATACCCGGTAGTGACTTCCTGGCTACATTCAGCAAAGAGCGAAACCCAAATAAGCGATTAACTACCCCAGAAGATGTGGCCAATGTCGTATATCTGTTAAGCAAGGAAGAGGCGAACTGGATTAATGGAACAACCATTATTGCGGACGGTGGAGAAAATCTGGTATAG